The following coding sequences lie in one Yamadazyma tenuis chromosome 3, complete sequence genomic window:
- the RPS22_1 gene encoding 40S ribosomal protein uS8 (EggNog:ENOG503P2XK; COG:J), giving the protein MTRTSVLADALNAINNAEKTGKRQVLIRPSSKVIVKFLTVMQKHGYIGEFEYIDDHRSGKIVVQLNGRLNKCGVINPRFNVKIGDIERWTDNLLPARQFGYVILTTSAGIMDHEEARRKHVSGKILGFVY; this is encoded by the coding sequence ATGACCAGAACCTCCGTCTTAGCTGATGCTTTAAACGCCATTAACAACGCCGAAAAAACCGGAAAGAGACAAGTGTTGATCAGACCTTCCTCCAAGGTCAtcgtcaagttcttgaccGTCATGCAAAAGCACGGTTACATTGGTGAATTCGAATACATTGATGACCACAGATCCGGTAAAATCGTCGTCCAATTGAACGGTAGATTGAACAAGTGTGGTGTTATCAACCCAAGATTCAACGTGAAGATTGGTGACATTGAGAGATGGACCGACAACTTGTTGCCAGCCAGACAGTTTGGTTACGTTATTTTGACCACTTCTGCTGGTATCATGGACCACGAAGAAGCCAGAAGAAAGCACGTTTCCGGAAAGATCTTGGGTTTCGTTTACTAG
- the RPL39 gene encoding 60S ribosomal protein eL39 (EggNog:ENOG503P6XJ; COG:J): protein MPSQKSFRTKQKLGKAQKQNRPLPQWIRLKTGNTIRYNAKRRHWRRTKLNI, encoded by the exons ATGCCA TCTCAAAAATCATTCAGAACCAAGCAAAAGTTGGGAAAGGCCCAAAAGCAAAACAGACCATTGCCTCAATGGATCAGATTGAAGACCGGTAACACCATTAGATACAACGCTAAGAGAAGACACTGGAGAAGAACTAAGTTGAACATCTAA
- the YIP3 gene encoding Prenylated Rab acceptor 1 (COG:U; EggNog:ENOG503P3QJ) — MSNFISSFPLAQFSERLSLDRIRTDVGSLQSSISKLRPPQEFFDVRRVSKPANFGEVQSRVSYNLGYFSANYLAIVSILSIYALVTNLLLLFVILLVGGGVIGISRLGGNDLVLPFTRLTTSQLYTGLFVVAVPLGFLASPISTMMWLIGSSGVAVFGHASFMEKPIETVFEEEV; from the exons ATGTCTAACTTcatctcttcttttcca TTGGCCCAGTTCTCCGAAAGATTGAGTTTGGATAGAATCCGTACAGACGTCGGATCATTACAATCATCCATCTCCAAACTCCGTCCTCCTCAGGAGTTCTTTGATGTCAGAAGAGTGTCCAAGCCCGCCAACTTTGGTGAGGTCCAAAGTAGAGTGTCCTACAACTTGGGCTACTTTTCTGCCAACTACTTGGCCATTGTTTCGATATTGAGTATCTACGCCTTGGTTACCAACTTGTTATTATTGTTTGTAATCTTGCtagttggtggtggtgtgATTGGTATCAGCCGTTTGGGGGGCAATGACTTGGTTTTGCCCTTCACCAGATTAACCACTTCTCAATTGTACACGGGAttatttgtggttgcaGTTCCTTTGGGATTTTTAGCTTCTCCCATCTCCACCATGATGTGGTTAATCGGAAGCAGTGGAGTGGCTGTATTTGGCCACGCTTCGTTCATGGAAAAGCCCATCGAGACGGTGTTTGAAGAGGAAGTGTAA
- the LAP2_1 gene encoding Leucyl aminopeptidase yscIV (COG:E,I,O,V; EggNog:ENOG503NV5N; MEROPS:MER0002281), which translates to MTVNQVHGIPRPGRSPEADPSTLSNYANFQITSTNLNFVINFTSKTVSGDVTFQLTAVASTESIVLDTSYLDVHAVSVNDVAQEFTIGERTGALGSPLVISRACAVDEEISVHLVFVTTSRCTALQFLEKSATDGKKFPYLFSQSEAIHSRSLFPCFDTPALKSPYTMSVTSSLPAVMSGLPQGDGENTETVGEKVYRFTQPVPIPSYLVALASGDIQKLPVGPRSHVYCESPNLKRCQHEFDGDVEKFLEAAEKIVFGYEWKQYDVLILPTAFPYGGMEVPNVTFATPTIVTGDKSNVDVVAHELAHSWAGNLVTNCSWEHFWLNEGWCVYLERRILAEVHGDAVRDFMAIIGWYDLANAIKAMGESATRFSCLVQDLKDGSDPDDAFSVVPYEKGSTLLYYIETLLGKQKFDPFIPFYFNKFKYKSLDTYQFLDTLYDFFSDDHEVLDQINWDSWLYAPGMPPVKPDFDTTLADQCYQLAARWHTAIVEGAKFTELFSLDDLKVLDGNQSVVFLETLIAFNKQDGFVWAHHRDALEALDEIYGPKYSHETNAEVLSRWYFLQVGGHNHKFYEKLGRWLGTVGRMKFVRPGYVTLNKVDHDMAVKYFLEFESGYHPICQAMVRKDLAL; encoded by the coding sequence ATGACTGTTAACCAGGTTCATGGCATCCCGCGTCCAGGACGGCTGCCCGAGGCAGACCCGTCGACGCTCTCCAACTACGCCAATTTCCAaatcacctccaccaacttgaacttcgTTATAAACTTCACCTCCAAAACCGTTTCCGGAGACGTGACCTTCCAGCTCACCGCCGTGGCTTCCACCGAGTCCATAGTGCTTGATACGTCGTACTTGGACGTGCACGCGGTGTCTGTGAATGATGTGGCACAAGAATTCACCATTGGTGAAAGGACTGGTGCGTTAGGTTCACCTCTTGTGATCTCTCGTGCTTGTGCCGTTGATGAGGAGATTAGTGTCCACTTAGTGTTTGTGACCACCTCTCGGTGTACGGCCTtgcaatttcttgaaaagaGTGCTACTGATGGGAAGAAGTTCCCTTACTTGTTCTCGCAGAGCGAGGCCATCCACTCCAGATCGCTTTTCCCGTGTTTCGACACCCCAGCGTTGAAGTCCCCCTACACAATGAGTGTGACTTCATCATTGCCTGCTGTTATGTCGGGATTGCCCCAAGGTGACGGTGAAAACACCGAAACTGTGGGTGAAAAAGTGTACAGATTCACGCAGCCGGTGCCAATTCCATCATATCTTGTAGCCCTTGCATCAGGTGACATCCAAAAGCTTCCGGTGGGTCCCCGGTCTCACGTGTACTGTGAGTCGCCCAACTTGAAGCGGTGCCAGCACGAGTTTGATGGAGATGTGGAAAAGTTTCTCGAGGCAGCCGAGAAAATCGTGTTTGGCTACGAGTGGAAGCAGTACGACGTACTTATTTTGCCCACTGCGTTCCCGTACGGGGGCATGGAGGTCCCCAACGTGACGTTTGCCACCCCCACGATCGTCACCGGTGATAAGTCCAATGTTGATGTGGTTGCACACGAATTGGCTCATTCATGGGCAGGGAACCTCGTAACCAACTGCTCATGGGAGCACTTCTGGCTCAACGAAGGCTGGTGTGTGTACCTTGAGAGGCGGATCTTGGCTGAGGTGCACGGAGATGCGGTCCGGGACTTTATGGCCATTATTGGCTGGTATGACCTTGCCAATGCCATCAAAGCTATGGGAGAAAGTGCCACCCGTTTCTCATGCTTGGTGcaagacttgaaggatgGTTCTGATCCCGATGATGCGTTCTCGGTGGTTCCATACGAAAAGGGGTCTACGTTGTTGTACTACATCGAAACGTTATTGGGAAAGCAAAAATTCGATCCCTTCATTCCATTCTATTttaacaagttcaagtacaagtCCTTGGACACCTACCAGTTCTTGGACACGTTGTACGATTTTTTCAGCGACGACCATGAGGTTTTGGATCAGATTAATTGGGATTCTTGGTTGTACGCACCTGGAATGCCCCCAGTCAAACCTGATTTTGATACCACGTTGGCGGACCAGTGCTACCAGTTGGCGGCCCGGTGGCACACGGCCATCGTTGAGGGGGCCAAGTTCACGGAGTTGTTCTCCCTTGACGATCTCAAGGTGCTTGACGGGAATCAATCGGTGGTGTTTTTAGAGACGTTAATTGCGTTCAACAAACAGGACGGGTTCGTCTGGGCCCACCACCGCGATGCCCTCGAGGCGTTGGACGAAATCTACGGCCCAAAGTACTCGCATGAGACCAATGCAGAGGTGTTATCACGGTGGTACTTTCTTCAGGTTGGAGGGCACAATCACAAGTTTTACGAAAAGTTAGGCCGGTGGTTGGGAACTGTGGGGAGAATGAAGTTTGTGCGTCCGGGGTACGTGACACTCAATAAGGTGGACCATGACATGGCGGTGAAGTACTTTCTCGAGTTTGAGCTGGGATATCATCCGATTTGCCAGGCGATGGTGAGAAAGGATTTGGCGTTGTGA
- a CDS encoding uncharacterized protein (COG:S; EggNog:ENOG503Q3Q6), with translation MDISTDTTAVSENELLKSPLHQLELQTAKARANSPHSPTPASPLKSRTPPLSPSPAQYYPDRDHDHDRDSIYSFDSVSTNGRLLDRLGLESDDLLDTDEVTTLRLERLSISDVAGRPSSRHNSVQLQNPFRSPSIPHPNTNLTRLPSYRANHLFNIHPNLTRSGSTSRDKVFAVDPAHSPDRVLEGAELSPFSVKNGPGNIVYASRNRSVHSLKASFQPETTSVIGATGAISKKKSSVDYNEYDEFDFNSSSDSINASHSRIPHPGAGAMARTRSVSASVNSGSLSREGSTRRSISDYTNTTSSPNGKLAELSPEDRTKLSMELRGQGKQREASYQLQIAANPPFNYPKAMLLYALALKFGNGVKQNTPSSLKWLCRCILLCTNDTPEFASRVGILSQEELVKWGVSHIRSDTTEVDPIKLYDYYSKLPANQITKIVNTIKSQSDPLASAYQELGMFFLNGWGVEKDELLGIQCLSISSSMGNFNSMVQLGEIWGLKTRFHKKDNFKASAWLRLGEIFGAKTIGNSWIYKDKYLKGE, from the coding sequence ATGGACATCTCTACAGACACCACGGCCGTGTCCGAAAACGAGCTTCTAAAGTCACCGctccatcaacttgaactacAAACGGCAAAGGCCAGAGCCAATAGCCCTCACAGCCCAACCCCAGCATCACCACTAAAATCAAGAACTCCACCCCTACTGCCGCTGCCGGCCCAGTACTACCCCGACCGCGATCACGACCATGATCGCGATAGCATCTACTCGTTCGACTCGGTGTCGACCAATGGCCGGTTGTTGGACCGCTTGGGACTCGAATCGGatgacttgttggacacCGATGAGGTGACAACACTACGGCTCGAGCGCCTCAGCATCAGCGACGTGGCGGGACGCCCATCCTCCCGCCACAATAGCGTCCAGCTCCAAAACCCCTTTCGCCTGCCGCTGATCCCGCATCCCAATACCAATCTCACCCGGCTCCCGCTGTATAGGGCCAATCATCTTTTTAATATCCACCCTAATTTGACTCGACTGGGATCGACGTCAAGAGACAAGGTTTTTGCCGTCGACCCCGCGCACCTGCCCGACCGTGTGCTTGAAGGGGCCGAGTTGTCGCCGTTTTCGGTGAAAAACGGCCCTGGAAACATCGTTTATGCCAGCCGCAATAGGTCTGTTCACTCTCTCAAAGCCCTGTTCCAGCCCGAGACCACGTCGGTGATTGGGGCCACCGGTGCCatatccaagaagaagctgagCGTCGACTATAACGAATACGACGAATTTGACTTTAACTCTTCGTCTGATTCCATCAACGCTTCACACTCTCGTATACCTCACCctggtgctggtgccaTGGCGAGAACCAGATCGGTGTCAGCGAGTGTAAATTCAGGATCTCTCAGCCGTGAAGGTAGCACTCGTCGAAGCATATCGGACTATACGAACACCACGTCGTCCCCCAACGGGAAACTAGCCGAGCTTTCGCCAGAGGACCGTACGAAGCTCTCGATGGAGCTTCGTGGCCAGGGCAAGCAAAGAGAAGCATCGTACCAGCTCCAGATTGCTGCTAACCCTCCTTTCAACTACCCGAAGGCGATGTTGTTGTACGCATTGGCACTTAAGTTTGGGAATGGGGTCAAACAAAACACCCCATCCTCACTCAAATGGCTTTGTCGGTGCATTCTATTGTGCACAAACGACACGCCGGAGTTTGCTTCTCGGGTGGGCATCCTTTCACAggaagaattggtcaaatggGGGGTGAGCCACATCAGAAGTGATACCACCGAGGTGGACCCCATCAAACTCTATGATTACTACTCGAAATTGCCGGCCaaccaaatcaccaagatcgTCAACACCATAAAGTCCCAGTCAGATCCTCTTGCATCTGCATACCAAGAGTTGGGGATGTTTTTCCTCAATGGCTGGGGAGTCGAAAAAGACGAATTACTTGGAATCCAGTGTTTGAGCATCAGTTCATCCATGggcaacttcaactcaatGGTACAGTTGGGGGAGATCTGGGGTCTTAAGACCAGGTTTCATAAGAAggacaacttcaaggctTCGGCTTGGTTGAGACTTGGAGAGATATTTGGTGCAAAGACTATTGGAAATAGTTGGATCTATAAAGACAAATATCTCAAAGGGGAGTAG
- a CDS encoding uncharacterized protein (EggNog:ENOG503PV3H), with protein sequence MRSAIFDTDSRPRSPSGFKGPSRSRQPSPTVSTKSHLKHKPDPAKARPKSSLAVSKSITVNWNLDEMISAYHEYKALPPKLSPSLPTFNDDKDEINDRIPSRSLSQPSPARLEAVPSPTKTKIKWVNKLDESKPKFLLRFHYNSDKYKHKANPSSAVGLGISLEKKKSTPVPTTPRANTPMVAVSRPSTPVSKPVFSRANTPRAPAADRRLAQEADVDYIKMKTYWIKLAKETKFISNNTEGILSLIIELDSLILYAISYYFDDKSKEKMNIAPSDRYWKVLMESIDSTINKLRSSYLNKKDYEDINIYLKCLVGILHKLSTIILKRINSIYETLVADEADAAKKLTLQANIITNYKQADDLVKRSESVCPNIEFFIKVNFQEIWNRRCKSFGEISSTMLPMSHNYYLPLNTYTQLGEFMRFFYHLLNAFINIYNKIYNEDLIYSLKSGMPGP encoded by the coding sequence ATGCGGTCGGCGATTTTTGACACAGATTCTCGCCCCCGGTCCCCGTCGGGATTCAAGGGGCCATCCAGATCAAGGCAACCGTCTCCAACTGTTTCCACAAAATCCCACTTAAAACACAAACCTGACCCCGCCAAAGCCCGGCCCAAGCTGTCCCTTGCAGTGTCCAAGAGCATAACAGTCAATTGGAACTTGGACGAGATGATATCTGCATACCACGAATATAAAGCACTTCCGCCCAAATTGTCTCCTTCTTTACCAACTTTCAACGACGACAAGGACGAAATTAACGACCGTATTCCCTCGAGACTGCTCTCACAGCCTTCTCCTGCACGCTTGGAAGCTGTCCCTTCGCCCACAAAGACAAAGATCAAGTGGGTCAATAAGTTAGACGAGTCCAAGCCAAAGTTCTTGCTACGCTTCCACTACAATCTGGACAAGTATAAACACAAAGCCAACCCGTCCAGTGCGGTGGGCTTGGGTATTtcgttggagaagaagaagagtacCCCGGTTCCCACAACCCCCAGAGCCAATACCCCCATGGTGGCTGTCAGCAGACCTAGCACTCCCGTGTCGAAACCAGTGTTCTCTAGAGCAAACACTCCCAGAGCTCCTGCCGCCGACCGAAGGCTAGCACAAGAAGCAGACGTTGACTACATCAAAATGAAAACGTACTGGATTAAACTCGCCAAGGAGACCAAGTTCATCTCCAATAATACCGAAGGAATTCTTTCTTTAATCATCGAGCTCGACTCGTTGATTTTGTATGCGATATCATACTATTTCGATGACAAGCTGAAAGAAAAGATGAACATCGCCCCGCTGGACAGATACTGGAAAGTGTTGATGGAGAGTATCGACAGCACTATCAACAAACTAAGAAGCTCgtatttgaacaaaaagGATTATGAGGACATAAATATCTACTTGAAGTGCTTGGTGGGAATATTACATAAGTTAAGcaccatcatcttgaaaCGAATCAACTCGATCTATGAAACCCTTGTGGCAGATGAAGCAGATGCTGCCAAAAAACTTACTTTACAGGccaacatcatcaccaactacaAGCAGGCAGACGACTTGGTGAAGAGATCGGAAAGTGTGTGTCCCAACATCGAGTTTTTCATCAAGGTCAACTTCCAGGAGATTTGGAACCGGCGGTGCAAAAGCTTTGGAGAAATATCTTCCACTATGTTGCCCATGAGTCATAACTACTACCTTCCTTTGAACACATACACTCAATTGGGGGAATTCATGAGGTTTTTCTATCATTTATTGAATGCGTTCATTAACATCTACAACAAGATCTATAACGAAGACCTAATTTATAGTTTAAAGTCCGGCATGCCTGGGCCCTAA
- a CDS encoding uncharacterized protein (EggNog:ENOG503NVGE; BUSCO:EOG092625AX; COG:K), producing MAPNRTKKYNQVEPVPMKTSSEGTSETPDQRWPSSLEKFVSDSFVKSGALNPHEKLIFHQQIKELLEKAEAQNKVFSNNWEMQKLPIFHPGLPLDLCSNISFSSPESSVKRKKESQNKKRATLSPPELTPKMHDSEHKKPQNKKYDSDHKKRQRLERFSSPDLPSKPVLSTETTKNGAIVGRSQVIEKRYLRLTSEPDPNSVRPQAVLQQAVTRLLDLTNTKPYSYIKDQFKAIRQDLTVQHIKNDFSMYVYETNARLSIRNNDLGEMNQCVTQIEYLFDSKQERNSRLNRLELEFMCYRILYMLMVGNHSEIFKIKYKLLKKQYQHPEEVDMLRYAQLAFDLQNSMLTSNFYSFFQIAEKFKTMELGSILIQNYLIEKEKIKTLDILAKSYKKLSEDFVINIFNSDLGDVLRFFEHFGLQGFENNELDCTVLRPQIQLLMARTNFKKIDIKGQV from the coding sequence ATGGCTCCCAACAGAACCAAAAAGTACAACCAGGTCGAGCCGGTGCCGATGAAGACATCGTCCGAAGGTACGCTGGAAACTCCCGACCAGCGGTGGCCCTCCAGCCTTGAGAAATTTGTCAGCGACAGCTTTGTGAAATCAGGTGCCTTAAACCCCCATGAGAAGCTCATCTTCCATCAGCAGATAAAAGAACTCCTAGAGAAGGCTGAGGCACAAAACAAAGTgttctccaacaactggGAAATGCAGAAGTTGCCGATTTTCCATCCCGGCCTTCCCCTTGACCTCTGCAGCAATATTAGCTTTAGCTCACCGGAACTGCTGGtgaagagaaagaaagaaagtCAAAATAAGAAGAGAGCAACCCTACTGCCGCCTGAATTGACGCCGAAGATGCACGATTCAGAGCACAAgaaaccacaaaacaaGAAATATGATTCAGATCACAAGAAACGGCAGCGACTCGAGCGGTTCAGCTCACCTGACCTCCCGTCCAAACCAGTGTTATCTACagaaaccaccaaaaatggaGCTATTGTAGGAAGGTCCCAGGTTATAGAGAAGCGGTACTTGCGACTCACTTCAGAACCCGATCCCAACTCGGTGAGGCCTCAAGCGGTGTTGCAACAGGCAGTTACACGGCTTCTTGACTTGACCAACACAAAGCCATATTCATATATTAAAGACCAGTTCAAGGCCATTCGGCAAGACTTGACGGTGCAGCACATCAAGAACGACTTCTCTATGTATGTGTACGAGACGAATGCTCGTTTGTCGATACGAAACAATGACTTGGGGGAAATGAACCAATGTGTGACTCAGATCGAATACCTATTTGACCTGAAGCAGGAGCGAAACTCCCGGTTAAACCGCCTAGAGTTGGAGTTTATGTGCTACCGAATCTTGTACATGCTCATGGTGGGGAACCACTCggagatcttcaagatcaagtacaagctcttgaaaaaACAGTACCAGCATCCAGAAGAGGTGGACATGTTGCGGTATGCACAATTGGCATTCGACCTTCAGAACCTGATGTTGACGTCCAACTTCTATTCGTTCTTTCAAATAGCcgagaagttcaagaccATGGAGTTGGGGTCAATTTTGATTCAAAACTACTTGATtgagaaagagaagatcaagacCCTTGATATTTTGGCCAAGAGCTACAAGAAGCTTTCTGAGGACTTTGTTATTAACATATTTAACAGTGATTTAGGCGATGTGTTAAGGTTCTTCGAGCACTTTGGCCTACAAGGTTTTGAGAAtaatgaacttgattgtACGGTACTCCGGCCCCAGATccagttgttgatggcccgaaccaacttcaagaaaatcgacATCAAGGGCCAAGTATAG
- the YUH1 gene encoding ubiquitinyl hydrolase 1 (EggNog:ENOG503NUZS; MEROPS:MER0000841; COG:O), giving the protein MPDSKRVIPLESNPDIFTAMAHKLGLSPVLEFHDVLSLTEPDLVAFLPQPVFGVTLLFPITKEYEDYRTRFDSTRAPYSSESIDTVRWFKQTIGNGCGLYALLHLITNLQSDLIIDNSLLNSFLIQQLNRSLSTEDIAKLVENLEQQIQLDENYGSGGQTEAPPPEISVELHFITFVKGKDNHLYELDGRRTGPVDLGESVGGSNIIEDPKLNEKIQFYISNTNEANKHNFAMIALGPSLD; this is encoded by the coding sequence ATGCCCGATAGTAAACGAGTTATTCCATTGGAGAGTAATCCTGATATCTTTACGGCCATGGCCCACAAATTGGGCTTGTCACCGGTGTTGGAGTTCCACGACGTGTTGTCATTGACGGAACCCGACCTAGTGGCATTTCTTCCTCAGCCGGTATTCGGGGTGACTCTCTTATTTCCAATTACAAAAGAATATGAAGACTACAGAACCCGTTTCGATTCCACAAGAGCGCCATATTCCAGTGAAAGCATCGATACGGTTCGTTGGTTCAAGCAGACTATCGGTAACGGGTGTGGATTGTATGCTTTATTACACTTGATTACCAATTTGCAGTCAGACCTCATCATCGACAATCTGCTTCTCAACAGCTTTTTGATCCAGCAATTAAACAGGTCACTTTCGACCGAAGATATCGCCAAGTTGGTCGAGAACTTGGAGCAACAGATCCAGTTGGATGAAAACTACGGCTCCGGTGGCCAGACCGAAGCCCCTCCACCAGAGATTTCAGTAGAGCTTCATTTCATCACCTTTGTCAAGGGAAAAGATAACCATTTGTACGAGTTGGACGGCAGAAGAACCGGGCCTGTGGACTTGGGTGAAAGCGTTGGGGGAAGTAATATCATCGAAGAccccaagttgaacgagAAAATCCAGTTCTACATTAGCAACACCAATGAGGCCAACAAACATAACTTCGCCATGATCGCCTTGGGTCCATCGTTGGACTAG
- a CDS encoding uncharacterized protein (EggNog:ENOG503PVEJ) → MKAVIFSVFLNFLLSVLDKFKTIFKLPDSHCFDTYFRPLIKEVLKFSIIAFISLHENQDGSWSFKLTVYQVLVIVGVFMGTSLYGFVRDFMPCFYLKNYGVFLKLYDDFYYMETYEDESRNDVTKRMMESLKRGSVGTGDSDETLAGILPKKISVGEISFDDSGDTTVVSGVSDFNNDVFDPKIKPQMSLPVLKRGLPSSPKKINQYKSCYDLVDKLYAVSPKNTFHLETASATVMTRNDIPEDDDDDDDDDNYGEVSEFYGPVLSTPSPSSSPFTETSQVYNDLDNISVHTTDTHYDGGGGGGLGFEYKFPNGGKIKLGMGGGGGFDYDHRNSTGKRSSSSGKSFSKKSSRMLCEDTTKAKGWFSWMTPTSRKQNSVRKKLSKFTFKGQSDDASIHSGLLSGPPTLGYSSIGDPEAGNCTQPSLNDRIVITKQDFTNYVFISLGIDQFKIDYDPIFERYGKQLIRDLSVFEVLLCYLDSFIWVMGTLLVYTSEFLQNSRDYIVTVMLLSLINVNLLNNSNFHLRNILLSKIILNGVILSILTVL, encoded by the coding sequence ATGAAAGCAGTGATCTTCAGtgtgtttttgaactttttgcttctggtgcttgataagttcaagaCCATTTTCAAGCTCCCCGACTCTCATTGCTTCGATACGTATTTTCGGCCCCTAATCAAagaagtgttgaagtttctgaTCATCGCATTCATATCACTCCATGAAAACCAGGATGGGCTGTGGagcttcaagttgacgGTATACCAAGTACTTGTAATCGTGGGGGTTTTTATGGGCACGAGCTTGTATGGATTTGTGAGAGACTTCATGCCGTGTTtctacttgaagaactatggagtgtttttgaagctttACGACGATTTCTACTACATGGAAACCTATGAAGATGAGTCCCGAAATGATGTTACCAAGAGGATGATGGAGTCATTAAAACGGGGGTCGGTGGGAACAGGAGACTCGGACGAGACTTTGGCAGGTATTCTTCCGAAGAAGATTTCTGTTGGAGAAATTagttttgatgattctGGAGACACCACTGTGGTTTCAGGAGTGTCagacttcaacaacgaTGTTTTCGACCCCAAAATAAAGCCTCAGATGTCATTACCGGTATTAAAAAGAGGTCTcccttcttctccaaagaagatcaaCCAGTACAAATCGTGCTACGACTTGGTTGACAAGTTGTACGCGGTGTCACCCAAGAACACCTTCCATTTAGAAACTGCATCAGCTACGGTAATGACAAGAAACGATATACCagaagacgatgacgatgacgatgacgatgacaATTACGGTGAGGTGAGTGAGTTTTATGGCCCTGTTCTAAGTACCCCTAGTCCTAGCTCATCTCCGTTTACCGAAACAAGTCAAGTCTACAACGACCTCGACAATATCTCCGTACACACCACCGATACACATTATGATGGAGGGGGTGGTGGAGGTCTTGGCTTCGAATACAAGTTTCCTAACGGTGGAAAAATCAAATTGGGAAtgggtggtggaggtggtttTGATTACGATCATAGAAACTCCACTGGGAAGCGGTCGTCTTCAAGCGGCAAaagcttttcaaagaaatcatccCGAATGCTTTGTGAAGATACCACTAAAGCTAAGGGTTGGTTTAGCTGGATGACGCCCACCTCTCGTAAACAAAATAGCGTTAGAAAGAAGCTAAGCAAGTTTACTTTCAAGGGTCAGTCTGATGATGCTTCGATACACTCGGGCTTATTGTCAGGACCACCGACCCTTGGATACAGTTCTATTGGTGACCCAGAGGCTGGAAACTGTACACAACCCTCATTAAACGATCGCATTGTTATAACCAAGCAAGATTTCACCAATTATGTTTTCATTTCGCTTGGTATCGACCAGTTCAAAATTGATTATgatccaatttttgaaagGTACGGTAAGCAGCTTATACGGGATTTGagtgtttttgaagtatTGCTCTGCTATTTGGATAGTTTTATTTGGGTGATGGGGACATTGCTTGTGTACACATCTGAATTTTTGCAGAATTCCCGAGATTACATCGTTACGGTGATGCTTTTAAGCTTGATCAACGTTAACCTACTAAACAACTCAAACTTTCATCTCAGAAACATCTTACTTCTGAAGATAATTTTAAATGGAGTTATTCTTAGCATTCTAACTGTATTATGA